One part of the Schistocerca cancellata isolate TAMUIC-IGC-003103 chromosome 12, iqSchCanc2.1, whole genome shotgun sequence genome encodes these proteins:
- the LOC126109446 gene encoding uncharacterized protein LOC126109446, with amino-acid sequence MGVDGLSKYVRDHNLYQVVNMRTVANDFRRRYTGEPVVAVDGPQCAWYLYRKLGSLHGGQYKEFRERCEQFVEQFRGIGLSLHFVFDGAPVEGKISTWVKRREDKAKEISKFFAKLRTDQAKGYLSCGFRILPEAVIPCASVFFKHLGCQVCLSTTDCDTELAQFAATKACCVGVLSDDSDFLIYSGVPCVFTFTGLQIGNKVKALRFQSTVIASHLGIVVDNLPAFASFVGNDIVSKKALKKPHRNLRRMYGSKVVIELVAELLKGTPRGDVSRMCEVAVGKSGKKAQKLEKLVQESVYSYQYHVGVSMTAKNEPRRDAALQRVKAKHVSCEIPRNIFTVMKYRLMRFGDVLEDLSISRPNFPPTFLALRAMRSRMYTVLLWNSGNGPFRVTEYTLTGLGQVRKETVVVQKTLPEGVHHPDPLELWSGPEDRRWCIFNWVISPTKDLSVFRALSPQYLVVPTAALFYLYNEAQILTRDELRIFVIVAVSVKSLSARQLSRRCVKIRTERAIYLATLFVRTVLQVLDVAAACGLSFPRPADCHLDAYFDGKFFHHIYSKSESTTDPSALTEWDKAHEHTFSRLMNIIQQ; translated from the coding sequence ATGGGAGTCGACGGGCTGTCGAAATACGTCAGAGACCATAACCTCTACCAGGTGGTGAACATGCGGACCGTTGCCAACGACTTCAGGAGGAGGTACACAGGCGAGCCTGTGGTTGCCGTGGATGGGCCTCAGTGTGCTTGGTACTTGTACAGGAAGCTGGGATCTCTTCATGGTGGGCAGTACAAGGAGTTCCGGGAAAGGTGCGAGCAGTTCGTCGAGCAATTCCGTGGCATAGGTTTAAGCTTACATTTCGTCTTCGATGGGGCTCCAGTGGAAGGGAAAATTTCAACGTGGGTGAAGAGAAGAGAGGATAAGGCAAAGGAAATCAGCAAATTCTTTGCAAAATTGCGTACAGATCAAGCCAAGGGATATCTCAGCTGTGGATTCAGGATCTTACCCGAAGCTGTAATACCCTGTGCATCGGTCTTTTTCAAGCACCTTGGCTGTCAGGTGTGTTTGTCTACAACTGACTGCGACACTGAACTGGCACAGTTCGCAGCCACCAAGGCGTGCTGCGTTGGCGTACTGTCCGacgattcagatttcctcatataCAGTGGTGTACCTTGCGTCTTCACCTTTACTGGTCTGCAGATCGGCAACAAAGTGAAGGCATTGCGTTTCCAGTCGACCGTGATCGCCTCACATCTCGGCATAGTGGTTGATAACCTCCCAGCTTTTGCGTCTTTTGTGGGCAACGACATCGTCAGCAAGAAGGCTTTAAAGAAGCCGCACAGAAACCTGAGACGGATGTATGGGTCCAAGGTCGTAATAGAACTCGTAGCAGAGTTGTTGAAGGGAACGCCGAGGGGTGATGTCAGCAGAATGTGTGAGGTGGCTGTCGGTAAGAGTGGTAAGAAAGCTCAGAAACTGGAGAAACTCGTCCAGGAAAGTGTTTATAGTTACCAGTATCACGTGGGGGTGTCAATGACAGCTAAAAATGAGCCAAGACGGGATGCAGCGCTCCAACGGGTAAAAGCCAAACATGTGTCCTGTGAGATTCCCCGGAACATCTTCACAGTGATGAAGTACCGCCTCATGCGATTTGGCGACGTACTTGAGGATCTGTCCATAAGTCGCCCAAACTTTCCTCCAACTTTTCTGGCTCTGCGAGCCATGCGATCCAGGATGTACACAGTGCTCTTGTGGAATAGCGGTAATGGACCATTCCGAGTGACCGAGTATACACTGACTGGGTTAGGGCAGGTGCGTAAAGAGACTGTGGTGGTCCAGAAAACACTGCCAGAAGGAGTCCACCACCCAGACCCCTTAGAACTGTGGTCAGGCCCGGAGGATCGCCGTTGGTGTATCTTCAATTGGGTGATATCGCCGACCAAAGACCTCTCTGTTTTTCGGGCATTGTCTCCACAGTACCTGGTCGTACCCACAGCGGCGCTCTTTTACTTGTACAACGAGGCCCAAATCCTAACAAGGGACGAGTTGAGGATTTTTGTGATTGTTGCTGTGTCCGTGAAAAGTTTGTCTGCGAGACAACTGTCCAGACGTTGCGTCAAAATCCGAACAGAACGCGCCATCTACCTGGCCACGCTCTTCGTGCGCACCGTCCTCCAGGTCTTGGACGTTGCTGCAGCTTGTGGTTTATCCTTCCCACGGCCAGCTGACTGTCATCTGGATGCCTATTTCGATGGTAAATTTTTTCACCACATCTACAGCAAGTCAGAATCTACCACTGATCCAAGCGCTCTCACTGAGTGGGACAAGGCACATGAACACACATTCAGTCGTCTTATGAACATAATACAGCAATGA